A DNA window from Myxocyprinus asiaticus isolate MX2 ecotype Aquarium Trade chromosome 15, UBuf_Myxa_2, whole genome shotgun sequence contains the following coding sequences:
- the LOC127452649 gene encoding uncharacterized protein LOC127452649, with protein MGIFDHSSRSAFVRSDTDVGREGLARSLRSNSSQRCSIGLRSGLCAGQSSSSTPNSLIHVFMDLALCTGAQSCWNRKGPSPNCSHKVGSMELSKIFWYAEAFRVPFTGTKGPSPAPEKQSHTIIPPPPNFTVGTMQSDKYRSPGNRQTQTRPSDCQMEKRDSSLQRTRLHCSRVQWRRALHHCIRRFALHLVMYGLDAAARPWKPIS; from the exons atgggaatttttgaccattcttccagaagcgcatttgtgag gtcagacactgatgttggacgagaaggcctggctcgcagtcttcgctctaattcatcccaaaggtgctctatcgggttgaggtcaggactctgtgcaggccagtcaagttcttccacaccaaactcactcatccatgtctttatggaccttgctttgtgcactggtgcgcagtcatgttggaacaggaaggggccatccccaaactgttcccacaaagttgggagcatggaattgtccaaaatcttttggtatgctgaagcattcagagttcctttcactggaactaaggggccaagcccagctcctgaaaaacaatcccacaccataatcccccctccaccaaacttcacagttggcacaatgcagtcagacaagtaccgttctcctggcaaccgccaaacccagactcgtccatcagattgccagatggagaagcgtgattcgtcactccagagaacgcgtctccactgctctagagtccagtggcggcgtgctttacaccactgcatccgacgctttgcattgcacttggtgatgtatggcttggatgcagctgctcggccatggaaacccatttcatga